The following coding sequences are from one Gossypium hirsutum isolate 1008001.06 chromosome A12, Gossypium_hirsutum_v2.1, whole genome shotgun sequence window:
- the LOC121211115 gene encoding FCS-Like Zinc finger 2 isoform X1 — translation MESSGPSRRTCFIQEDDGLASIVDMEAGYSGSHYQKVNQNGFLSRPLCYSRRSSLRNLSSFSSSSSSGSVSSPRPARFYDARFEDVHQPYFLDVCFLCKKPLGCNRDIFMYRGDTPFCSEDCRQEQIEIDEAKEKNMNLSSSVKAMRKKGQRESTSPNEAQGYSIRTSTVAAA, via the exons ATGGAGTCTTCAGGACCTTCAAGGAGGACTTGTTTCATCCAAGAAGATGATGGATTGGCTTCCATTGTAGATATGGAGGCTGGATATTCAGGAAGCCATTACCAAAAGGTTAACCAAAATGGGTTTCTTTCAAGACCTCTTTGTTACTCTAGAAGGAGTAGTTTGAGGAATCTATCGTCTTTTTCTTCGTCATCTTCTTCTGGTTCAGTTTCTTCTCCGAGGCCTGCTCGCTTTTATGATGCCAGATTTGAAGACGTTCATCAACCCTATTTCTTGGATGTTTGCTTTCTTTGCAAGAAGCCTCTTGGGTGTAACCGTGACATCTTCATGTACAG AGGGGACACACCTTTCTGCAGTGAAGATTGCAGACAAGAACAAATCGAGATAGATGAAGCTAAAGAAAAGAACATGAACCTTTCTTCCTCAGTGAAAGCTATGAGAAAAAAGGGCCAAAGGGAGTCTACATCTCCGAATGAAGCTCAAGGTTACTCTATTCGAACTAGCACAGTTGCAGCTGCTTAA
- the LOC121211115 gene encoding FCS-Like Zinc finger 1 isoform X2, with the protein MESSGPSRRTCFIQEDDGLASIVDMEAGYSGSHYQKVNQNGFLSRPLCYSRRSSLRNLSSFSSSSSSGSVSSPRPARFYDARFEDVHQPYFLDVCFLCKKPLGCNRDIFIGDTPFCSEDCRQEQIEIDEAKEKNMNLSSSVKAMRKKGQRESTSPNEAQGYSIRTSTVAAA; encoded by the exons ATGGAGTCTTCAGGACCTTCAAGGAGGACTTGTTTCATCCAAGAAGATGATGGATTGGCTTCCATTGTAGATATGGAGGCTGGATATTCAGGAAGCCATTACCAAAAGGTTAACCAAAATGGGTTTCTTTCAAGACCTCTTTGTTACTCTAGAAGGAGTAGTTTGAGGAATCTATCGTCTTTTTCTTCGTCATCTTCTTCTGGTTCAGTTTCTTCTCCGAGGCCTGCTCGCTTTTATGATGCCAGATTTGAAGACGTTCATCAACCCTATTTCTTGGATGTTTGCTTTCTTTGCAAGAAGCCTCTTGGGTGTAACCGTGACATCTTCAT AGGGGACACACCTTTCTGCAGTGAAGATTGCAGACAAGAACAAATCGAGATAGATGAAGCTAAAGAAAAGAACATGAACCTTTCTTCCTCAGTGAAAGCTATGAGAAAAAAGGGCCAAAGGGAGTCTACATCTCCGAATGAAGCTCAAGGTTACTCTATTCGAACTAGCACAGTTGCAGCTGCTTAA